DNA sequence from the Malus sylvestris chromosome 10, drMalSylv7.2, whole genome shotgun sequence genome:
TTTCTGTCAATCTTCTTTATAACATCCTGGGGTGACTGGCCAAGTGAACCTTGCCCATTTTCCAGGCTTTGACCCAATTGTTTGTCCTTCAATTTCTCGGCTTCTATTGTATCAAGTTTCCCATTATCTTCTAGACCTTCTTCACCACATCCCTCTGACTGAAATTCTGATACGTTTTGAGCATCTCCAATCTTCTCCTGATCGGACGACAATGGTGCAGCGTGTTGATTATCTTTGAATTCTACATCAACATTCTGGTCCAGAGCATTTTTTATTTCTGTACTTCTGTAGGCATTATTTTGACATTGATTAGTTCTAGGAGATCCATCATCATTTCCAACATCTGACTGCTCAGGTGCTGGTGTAGCTGATGCAGGTTTCAAGGTTTCAGGCCTCACACCTCCAGCCTGTAAATGACTGTTGCTTGTAGCATGTTCTTCATTGCTAGCTGTACCTTTGGCTGGAGTCCGATGAGCGCCTCCACTTCCTGCCACTTGATTGGAAGCTGGAACTCGATTTTGTTCATACAGTTCCAACATTTGATTGCTAACTTCTGCACAAATAAATGTGTACCATTAGAGCTGACACCCATAGAATAACAGAATTATCTAAGAATCTTCTTAATTTGTTTAAAACTTTTTACTTTTAGTTCATCCTCAAACATACAATCTATATCgagtaacaaaaataattacagGGATGCAAGTAAAGGAGTAATCTGGAGTGGTGAAGAATTAGTGAGAAGGTAAGGACACTGTTGATTGCTCTGTAGCATCACCTACTGAATTAAAAATGAGGACACCCACCCTCCAATTGGCGTGGGGTGATGTCAAACTCTTGCCACCAGATTGTCTCGCCATCTGACGGGAGCTTGACTCTTAAGAACTTGGCAGCAAGAAAAATGGCACCAGCTGCAATGTGCTGGGGTTTAAATTGCAAACATAGAGATGTCCGAAGTCTGCATGGCACATTCCAAGTTCAGGAACGAAATGAAGAAAGGCCAAAAACAGCACATATGATCAAGGACAAGCATACCCATCATTAACAAAATTCCATGCAACTTGAGCAAGGGCATTTTGAGCTACTTTGAATCTCTTTATCGCTTCAACGAGGGGTTTATATGGAtggagtacattaagatcaaagCCAAGCGTCCCAAGAACAACCCTCTCACCAAGTAAAATTAATTCCTTCTGCTGTTCATATACCTCCTGCAGGATTTCAACTTGGATTATGCCATGAGTAAAGCAGAATTAGATAGAGAAGACACATTCTAGGATTATGAAATAGAATCATTTTCAGATAAAAAAAGACCATCTAAATAAAatggaagaaagaaaataacaaTTAATCAAACTTCAATCTAGAAGATTTAGTagctcatttttttttaaataagaaaACAGTACAACATCTTGTTTTGCAAAATCGCAACACAAGATGCAAATGTCCACTCCACCAGTCGGGTGTAAGTTGATATACCATTTTATAACCAAAAAGCAGGCATAAACAGCTGATAGCTTTGTGACTAGACCAGAAAAAAGTAATGATATGCACACCATGACTACCTTAAAAGTTATAAAGATCTGAATGAATTCACATCAGATTAGTAGCATCAATAAGAAATATCTTGATAGATGAGGTAGAGGAATGTTTTGCATAAAGACACTCTAATAAAAATTACCTTttgcttgatcctttgtactgcTTTAGGATCTTTCTTGTGCATAATTTCATAAGACACAAGGATAACATCTTTTAGTGGCCGTGGAGTTTCTTCAACCTTCCCAGCAAGAAACATACACACTGTCGCGATTGTCTGCGGCACATTTTAATTGAGTTTAGTGAACAAAATTTGATCATTTGTCCATGAGTCTTCTTTCTCTACAAAGATGAATTGAACCCTACATTCTACCTGCTCTCTATGACACGTGTGCACCTGTACGCCGCAGGTGCACATATACAAAGGATGAAATTGAACTTTGCGATGATAAAAGTCTGGGTATTTCCTTTATATAGAGACAATGCAAAGTTTGAGAAAGAGTGTTGTAATACATTGACTCACGAGATTTCACATTTATGAACTTAAATACTTTACCCCCCACCCCAAACCCCACCTAAGTAAAACAATACAATAAATCCTTTAAAGAGGGTGGACAAGGTCATTAGCCCCGACCCAGGTAATGGGGATTACGGTACACTTGAGGCTAAATAATGAGAATTTTAAGGACATCATGGCATATTTGTGACCCCATTGCCTTGCATGCCATTAGCAATACAAGTACAATAAAAGTTAGACGAACTTTCATGTACGTGATAGTAACTAATGGGTGAGCATTCACCCCACGTAGAAAGTCTAAAGCTAACTCAGACATAGATTAATAGACAATGCAAGCCATAGGCATGGGGGCGTTCAAGTTTCAAATACTCACCCTTCTATCATTCTTTGCGTGTGATTGACGAAGAAAGAATCGATGACAGAAAATTATGGATGTTGCAATCGTCAACTGGGGTCTGCATAACAAAGTATTCAGGATCTTCATCATGCTGAACTAATGAGTCAAAACAAGATAAAAGATATGTAGTAGGATATTGACAAGGATAGTTCCAGTGGTTAACATGAGGTTTTCAAACCTACAGGGATATTGAGTAAGATTCAACTCAAAGTTAATTCTGTTTTTTAAAATTAAGTGCCATTTACATGGGACTCAGAGCATGTTGGATAAGTTCAGTGCTGATGAATAGTCTTTCCAAAACATATATGAATATGTCTGTCTAAACTTACATGCATGAATTGTAATAACCTCTTTGGACTTTTAAAAGAATAACACATCTCTTTTTGTCAGATTGATTCAATTGGGTGTGTTTTCAATTAGACTTTAACCCTCATaaaaccttcttttttttttgtcaaagtaacCCTCATAAGACTCAAATAATCATAATTCAATTCATACACAAATCGGGATTAAAGAAAGTATTCAAACATACTAAGTTCCTAAGGTAGGAACATTCTCATATAATCCAGGAGTTCATCCCCAATCTGAATTGCATTTCAAAAGGGTTATGCTTTTGCATTTTGAAACTACCCCATTATCCATACGGTAAGTTCCGAGCAAACATGAtttggttttaacttttaattcaTTCTTTCCTAAAGCTATTAACGCTTTGACATTTTTATTAGACACATCCACCCTAAAGTTATATTAATATTACCAATTAAACCCGTTGATGCATTATGTATAATGCACAATCACTTCTAGAGTAACATTTGAACAATACATTTACCTACATAAACATTAACAAATACGTGATCAATCAGTTTGTCACAAAGTCTTTTTATACTGcacataatttatttttgttcaatGAAGGTTTAGTAGGTATTAGGGACTGTTGGAGTTTATTTGGATTTAGGGGTTCTAAGTGATTTTGACCTCTAAATCCCTGAGACTAAACCCTCAACCCCGGAAACCCTAACGGAAGTATTAAAgtgtcagaaaaaaaaaactaagggtAGCAAAGTGTGAATTTCACGATAGTTGAGGGTAGTAAGGTGAGAATTACCCTAAAAAGAAAATCAATGGCGTGACATAGACTTAATTCAAGCTTAAGATTAAGGACATACTACCAACGATGGAATCACATCTGACAGAAATATTAATTGGTTGGAGACAAAGAAAAAGTGAACGAAATAAGAGGGAAGGCTAAAAAACTCACACTTTAAGTCTAATACCCAAATCTTGTAGAAAAGAACAGTATGACTTGCGTAAATATGTCTCCTTCTTCAAGTCAATGCCGTCTCGTCTAGATGGagaattttcttcaatttcctTTCTAAAGAAGTACCAATAGGATCCTTCCTCTATCCTGTCCTGAATGTCTTTATGGGTACTTCCATCATTCACGCTATGAGGAGTGGATTCAGCAGGGGAAGAACTAGCCATATGTATCTCAGATccccaaattaaaataacacTGATATAAACAACTTCTGTAGTTGAAAACTGTAAAGACTATATCACCAAAGTTCACCAGATTCCTGTTCATGGATTACCAAAATGGGTCAGATAGACTATTATAGAACAggataaaacaaaataaaaaagtagtAGTAATCACAAAGTTTACAtatgaaaaagataaaataaaataggctATACGCGTAGATAAGAAAACCAGACACATTTTTTACCCTCAAATTCTACTTTGTTCGCAGCATCTTCTACGAAATCAAGCTTTCTACCTCTTTTCCTACATTTTAAAGTTTTTCTTCCATTTCAGTGAATTTGCACAGACGCCTGAAGTTTCTGTTTCTCTAATACTCTTGCATCATGATTCAAATTGGTCCAATTTGGTGTTTTCCACTTAAGTTTATTCAAATATAAATGATTCAGTTCGTAAAAACcacaatgcaaaaaaaaaaaaaaacaaaaaaaaaacaaggtccAAATCTATATATTGGACAGAAAATCTTGATCCCTCATTGACTTATTTGATGGTGCCGACATCGCCAAATAATTCAAAGCTAATAATCTCTAGGGTTCTTCCAATCCTTCTCAAGTTCTTCAACAGTATTCTATCTATTACACTAGTGGAATACGATGCTGTGCACAATATGAACTATCTTTATCAAAATCCACTATTTTCTTGAATTTACCACATGAGACAAGGAGAACTACTTTCATTCATCATTGAACTATATAAACACCACCACATTTCTATCTCAGAAAGAGTACCAAGCCTCAATTTCTGAAGTTTGAAATAACAGAATAGCCAAAATGTGCACGCATGAATTCTAAAGATTTAGAAAACTTCTTAACAACTTCGCTACCTCAACCATTGCCAAACTCCATTTGTAAACAAGTGAAGTAAATGGTCTCATTGTTACTCCTTTGGTTACCGCGAAagccaaaaactcaaaaaatcaattaaaacgtATCTTATGAATATAATCATAATTGTAATTATCAAACTCTACAAATATAAATACAAGACCGGACAACAAAAACTAGACAGAACACACACGCACATACACATATATTCTTCCCCATTTAATCCATAATCCGCCCGCGATTCTTTTCTGCAGCctatttttccaaattcaattaagATAAACAGAAGATTATCCTAAAACCCCAAACTTCCACAAGATTACAAAAATAACCACAGAAACAGATTAttcaaaccaaacaaacaaaacccaattttttgtttgtacttCTACGATCTCAAATGAGCTAATTTacgtaaaaaaaaatctcaaaaaaacTCGAAGAATTCGACGAGCAGGAAAACTTGAACGGAGAAGCTAAAAGCCCGAAACCGAAGTTAAGAGAAGTTAACGTTACCTTTGAATGGGCGAAGACGGCAGCACTAGGGCAAAATCCTACCCAATCTTCCCAATTTggattttagggtttatgtTGTGCAGACTTTGGAGAGAGAGCGCGAGAGAAAATAATCGCTGTGTTTTAAGACTTCATTTCCTCTTCTTCGtttttttcaataattcttTTGCGATCTTTCTCATTGGCGTTTTATCGTTGCCACGCTGGCACGTACAGATGTGTGAGATCTCTCATCCGAATAGGTTCTCCTTGTTTGGATTAAGTAACACGTGttctatttttgtcatttttattgttCTTTAATTTGGTTTCTAAATATCTCAttccaacaaaaataaatatctaAAAAAGTACAAGGCTTTTTAGTTGttcaaaatttattttccttttgaactcaaaaaaaaaaaaaaacaaaaaattaaaatcaaattattttccttttcttaaaTTTGTTATAGGAGTCCCTTCTCTTAAAATCATTTTAAGAAAATTTTGATTGCTTGTCAGTACGATCTTAACATACATGGTATcactattttaaaaattttcactTAGGCACTAAACGGCTGATTACCATTCTGATTTATTCCTAGGCGTTTGAGAATTAAGAAATGACGTTTAAACCTACAGGGTCCTAACTCTCActtaaatagaaaatcaataattttttattttgcattttataatttttcaataaaatgtaagagacttgttgaatatttGGATGAATACTCATTATATATTTGTTCCACTTGTTTTCAATATgatatatatgtcattttattttgcattatGTATActaatacaattatgtatttttcaactataaatagacacttacttgtacgatatataataaatttacttaaatctgtaTAGTCTCCTATTTAGACCAAATCCGTTGTCCAATTAACGCTTAACTTCTTTTAGAACTTTGTACATCATTAATAATGTAGTATATATGGGGCGAAAGAAGAGGAATaccatgatgatgatgatcaatAATCTCAACCTCGGTAAAGATTCCATGTAACAACTGTTGTTGTTCGTCCGGCGAAGTAACGAGGAGGGCGAGGAGCAAATATGCACATTACTCAACTTCACTGTTTCTGTCAGGTTGCCCTGTAACTTCCTTTGTTTTTCTAGTGTTGCTACCATGAGAAGAGGTTATCACCGGATCTCTTCCACAAGATCATCAGATTAAGTGATTcgaatattttaaatttcattcaACGGGCTATTTATTTTGACtttttaaaaactataataatttttttccgTTGAATGAAATTTGAAAGATCTGAATTACTTAATCTGATGATCTTGATAGAGAGATCCGAAACCATCACCTGTTTTCTGTCAACAACGATTGTGACTGGCCAAAGTGCACCTTGTCCATTTTCCAAACCATTGCAAAATTAGTACGCTTGTCTTTGTATGTTTTAAAcgccttttatttttattgttttttgtagTGAGAATGATGACATCAAAAGAACTCATTGATGTTTATCCAAAAAATAGGGAGAAGTCattgatattttttaattaactgAATaaaattctttattcttttttttatggaaaaatttaaatttgtttatgaaCTAAGCTAAATCtcataataaattaataataatgtaattcaattagaaggaatcaaacctaagacctttcaattaacaataaaaaaaatattattaaactgtaGTACTACGTTcacattttcttgttttaaattCCTCAATCCTCACACAAGTATACAACTCGCACTCGTTTGTTGACTTCACATGTGGGCAGTCACGTGAGACCACCCAAtcgttctttttatttttttttttttccaaataaaagagcaaatttaaataaaatcaaaatcaaaatcaaaatcgcTGTGACAAGACGCTCCCAGCTTTGTAAATCACAATTCAAAAACGCCCCAAacacaccctctctctctccccgatTCACTTGTTGGTGGCAGTAATCGCAAGCTAACAGTGAACAACTTTGTGAAATTTCCGGCGGCTGAGATTGGCGGGCGGAGGAGGATACGATGGCTTCGGCGCCGGTGAACAAGATTGAGCGGGCCCACCAGATGTACCGAGAAGGTAGCTACTCGGAGGCGCTAGGGTTTTACACCGAAGCCCTATCCATGGCCAAGACCAAACCCCAGAAGATCGCCCTCCACAGCAACCGAGCTGCTTGCTTCTTGAAGCTCCACGATTTCAAAAAGGTTCGcgctttttttttccctctctaTCGCTTTATCTATTCGTTTTTGCTGTACGAAattgttcaattttttcaatattcGATCTCGATGAGTTGATTAGAACTAGATTCGTGTTATCGAACGAAAATTTCAATGGCGGTGTGGATATCGCGAGTTCAAGACACGATTTTTCTGCTGAAAATTGCGTCGTTTTCACAATTTTGATCCCAATGAGCTGATTAGAGCAAGTAATTTGTGTTTTCTAATGATGAGTTCAGTGACAGTGAGGGTATCATGAGTTCAAGACATGATTTTGCGACTGGAAATCGCGTTCTGGATCTCGATTTTGATTTTCTAAATAAAAATGTGGAATTAGATGGTTGgaattttgttctttttctaATAGTTGATCTGTTGGTTGACTTCATTCGACTATATTTTAGGCAGCAGATGAATGTACCTCAGTGCTTGAGCTTGATTACAATCACACTGGAGCATTGATGTTGCGGGCGCAGACCTTGGTGACCCTCAAGGAATATCACTCGGCACTCTTTGATGTTCATCGGCTCATCGAGTTAAATCCATCATCAGAAATTTATCAAAACCTTCAAGCCCGATTGAAGACACAAGTGGTATAATTCTCTCGTTATTTCTGCTATTTTTTAATGATTGACCTTTATTGTCTGGTACAAATCAATAATAGAAGCTTAAGGGCAGTTTGAGGTTTGGTTGCCGGTTAGTATTAATGGTTTTGTTGTCACCTAAAACCCGAAAGAAATCCCCTACCCTTCGAACAACCTCTAGGTTTTTGTTCAGTGTCATTTGGGACATTTTGTTGACTTATAGCCATCTTATTCATCATTGTATTTACAATTATGAACACCGCTGTTGCAAAAATTTACAATTATGAACATCATCATCGTCAGCAGCAGTGCAGCCGGTGCTGAAATCATAAATTTGCAATTGTCAATTTCCTGGCTGTGagtaaagagtttatttttctGCTTGAGGGAAGTCACTTGCTCCAATACCTGAATCCGAAGCAGAgctagaagaagaggaagaagacgaGGAGGATGAAGCAGAGCCAAATAGATATGCGGAGAAAGTGGAGCAAtacgaagaaaaagaagatgctGTATTTTCAAGTGCAGGAAAGGAACAGATTCCTGAGGTTAATGAGACAACTGCTGTTGCCGATGTTATTCCCCCCAAGACACCGGTAAACAGGGAAGTTTCTCCACAAGGAAGGGATCCAAAAGGTAACTACATAAAGACCATTTCCCCAGCTGAAGTTGTTGCTGCTCGTGCAGTCAAGGTATcgtctgaaaaagaaaaagaaaaagaaaacggaTGGCAAGCAATTCCAAAACCAAAGGGACACTCTTCTTTGGACTATGCACGGTGGGACAGAGTGGAAGATGACTCTAGTGAAGAGGATGATGAGGACGATGATGATGAAGACTCTCAACCTCAGTTTAGATTCCGTGTGAGAACTGTTGGTGTCCGACCAGTGAAGTGAAGGGCGCTGAGGAGCAAATATACACAGTACTCAAGTTCGATAGCATCTTATTTTTTTGGGACAACCAACCACAAAGTCAAAAAATCATAGTGAAGTAAGCAGCATGCAAAAGTTGTGGTAGTTACAAGTGCAGAAACTTTGAAAGCTATGAGAATCTGGCTTTTACGTGCAGACGAGCTCTGGCAATGCATCATTAAAAGAAACAGGATTCTGCATTTTAGCTCTCTGGCTCAAGATGGATGTATTACCTCTGTAGTTCCTACTATGCTGCAATTTACAAACAATTCATGCTGTGGCACAAAAATAATCGGAAGCTCGGTCTGAACAGTTGAATTCCAACTTGTCCAGGCTGACTAGTCCTTACAGGGTCAGGTAAAATTGTTGGTTGTGATGTAATTACATGCCTTTGTAAATTTTTACCGCAATGCTTGTAAGAAAATAATGTAAAGTATAGGTTTCCAGGGTTGCTTCCATCCTCAATCAACTTGGAAACCCGAAAGATGATATCAACTTTCAATATTCGATATATTCTTTCACCTTAATCTGGTTTCTTATGTAGTGTGAGTTGTATGTAGATTAGTAATCGAATGCTTATATCCGGTTTTGATACTATTTTTCAGAGAATAGAGAGAATGTTTTTTGTGAAACTTAaggcaaaacccaaaaaacaagcaaactcAACCCAAATCTATTATTTCTTACTAAAACGTTATCAGGCAAGCCCTAAAGaaaaggtcgtacccaatgcacaaggctcccgctttacccagggtctgggagaggtgaatgtcggctagccttacccccatttatggagaggctgctcccaagtctcgaacccgagccctaaagaagggaaggaaaaaaaaaaaacttaacgaGCTACAAAATTACAACAATATTAATACAGTAACTTAAGAAATCTACAACAAAATGCAACTTTGATCCTCCTAATTTGAATTAGTTTCATCAAGTACCGACAAAGCTTGGGACAGAATATCAGCTGCAACATCAATCTCCTGCTCAGTTATGATCAATGGAGGCACCAGCCTCACAACATTACCTTTTCCAGCAGTCAATATTAACAGGCCAGAGTTTCGACATGCATCCACAACGGCTGAGGCGGAGACGTCCAATTCAATTCCGATAATAAGCCCTAGACCACGTATTTCCCGAACATGTGGGTTCCCTCCCAGCTTCTGCTTTAAGATGTTTTTGAAGTAGATACCTTTTATAGAGACGCTATTTAAAAATTTGGGATCGGATATTTTGTCGACAACAGCTAAGGCTGCGCTACAGATAAGAGGTGCACCAGCAAAAGTACTTCCATGGTCACCAAAAGCTATGGCTGAAGCCACTCTTTCGGTCATCAATGTAGCTCCA
Encoded proteins:
- the LOC126586294 gene encoding uncharacterized protein LOC126586294, with product MASAPVNKIERAHQMYREGSYSEALGFYTEALSMAKTKPQKIALHSNRAACFLKLHDFKKAADECTSVLELDYNHTGALMLRAQTLVTLKEYHSALFDVHRLIELNPSSEIYQNLQARLKTQVSLAPIPESEAELEEEEEDEEDEAEPNRYAEKVEQYEEKEDAVFSSAGKEQIPEVNETTAVADVIPPKTPVNREVSPQGRDPKGNYIKTISPAEVVAARAVKVSSEKEKEKENGWQAIPKPKGHSSLDYARWDRVEDDSSEEDDEDDDDEDSQPQFRFRVRTVGVRPVK
- the LOC126586284 gene encoding cyclin-T1-3-like; protein product: MASSSPAESTPHSVNDGSTHKDIQDRIEEGSYWYFFRKEIEENSPSRRDGIDLKKETYLRKSYCSFLQDLGIRLKVPQLTIATSIIFCHRFFLRQSHAKNDRRTIATVCMFLAGKVEETPRPLKDVILVSYEIMHKKDPKAVQRIKQKEVYEQQKELILLGERVVLGTLGFDLNVLHPYKPLVEAIKRFKVAQNALAQVAWNFVNDGLRTSLCLQFKPQHIAAGAIFLAAKFLRVKLPSDGETIWWQEFDITPRQLEEVSNQMLELYEQNRVPASNQVAGSGGAHRTPAKGTASNEEHATSNSHLQAGGVRPETLKPASATPAPEQSDVGNDDGSPRTNQCQNNAYRSTEIKNALDQNVDVEFKDNQHAAPLSSDQEKIGDAQNVSEFQSEGCGEEGLEDNGKLDTIEAEKLKDKQLGQSLENGQGSLGQSPQDVIKKIDRNKVKAALEKRRKSQGDMSHKKDLMDEDDLIERELEDGIELASWSEKVKGDGSQGMPKPSSTPENENLHLGKHHEGVRDDGTDLNNAKGEGSARADGGQGSPIFSDQKRKAVSPPPLDDAEKKQRHDYEPGTLNHNQFDNTEDHIMAGLVGHSDMDHIRPVQENPV